From the Chthoniobacterales bacterium genome, the window AGGTGGGGATCGGCGGGTTCATCATCACGGGGGCAGGAAGCAAGCACGTGGTGGTACGAGCGATCGGGCCATCGTTGGCGCATAACGGGATCACTGATCCGCTGGCGGATCCGATCCTCGAGCTGCATGGGCCGAGCGGGTTTACGACGGTGACCAACGACAACTGGAGAGACACGCAAGCGGCGGCGATCCAGGCGACGGGGTTAGCCCCGACTAATGACCTCGAGTCAGCGATCGACGCGATGTTGGCGCCCGGAGCCTACACGGCGGTAGTAAGAGGGAAGAACAACACCTCCGGGGTGGCGCTGGTGGAAGTGTACGACCTGAGTCCGACGAGCGGAAAACTGGGGAACATCAGTACGCGAGCGTTCGTGGACACGGGGGACAACATCGTCATCGCGGGCATGGTGCTGGGTAACGGGGCTTCCCTGGACCGGGTGGTGGTCCGTGGGATAGGGCCGAGCCTGGCGCCGACGTTCTTCCCCGCGAGCGCGGTGCTGGCCAATCCGACGTTGGAACTGCGGGACGAGAACGGAACGCTGATCCTCGCGAACAACGACTGGCAGGATAACGCGGGGCAAGCGGCCGTGATCATGGCGGCCGGATTGGCGCCGAGTAACAACCTGGAATCGGCGATCGCGGCGTCGTTGCCGCCCGGATTCTACACGGTGTTGCTGGCGGGGTTAAACGGCGGGACCGGGATCGGCCTGGTGGAAATCTACGACCGGGGGCCGTAACCCGAACCGACAAGAAAGTAATGCGAGGCTCGTGGGCAACTGCGAGCCTCGCTTTTTCTACCGCGGGCAACGCGGATAGATTCGGTGGCCGGATGCCCCCCCTAAAGCTGCGATCGGAAAGGCAGCATCAGCCACTCGCTTGTGCGTTCCCACCAGGAACGGTTCTTAAACTCTTGCAGAGTGTATTCGCGGGACTGTTGCAGATCTTTTTCAAAAATATCTTCCAGCTGGCGGCTAAAGTTTTTGTCGTGGATGACTACGTCCAGTTCTTCGTTTATCTCGGACGACCGCGCGTCGAAATTGGATGAACCGAACATCGAAAACAACCCGTCCACGACCATCGCCTTCTCGTGGATCATAGTCGGTTGGTATTCAAAAATCTTTACGCCTCCTTCCAACATTCGCCCGTAGGCGGCGCGGCCGGCGGACTTGGTCAGAGGCTGATCGTTGTTGATCCCGGGAAGAAGCAGCCGGACGTCGACGCCGCGTTGAACGGCTTTGACCAGAAGATCCACCTGGTCGTCCGTGGGAGTGCAATAGGGATTGGTAATCCAAATCCGCTTTTCCGCGGCCGCGAACGCCGTCGCCTGGACCAAGGGGACGGGCGCCATGGAAAAGGAGTGCGAGGCGATGACCTGGGCCTTCAAGTCGCCAGCTTCCGCCAAAGGAGGAAAGTTGCCCGCACCACTCAGGGTTTCGCCAAAGGTCTTTACCCAGTGTTCTTCGAAAGCCCACTGGAATTTGGCGACGAGCGGTCCTTCGATGCGCGCCTGTGAGTCTCGCCAATGGTCCTTATCCTGGGCATGGCCGGCCCATTTCTTCGAGAATCCGGCCGAGCCGGTGAATGCGAGTTTCCCGTCCACAATGAGGACGCGCCGATGCGATCGCCGATTAGTACGATCGACTCGCCACGAGGCGGTCGGGTGATAGTAGGCGAATTTGCACCCCGCTTTCTTCATCATCTCGACGTCCGAATTGTCGAGGCTCCAACCTGAACCGATGCCGTCCAGAAGAACGCGGACTTCGACACCGGCGCGGGCCCGTTCACAAA encodes:
- a CDS encoding phospholipase D-like domain-containing protein, producing the protein MARKRSNSSHWLNQRRWKLAVGEWIGLVLAFLAIVLIFCLFFIRRHSLEYHLEHTFTVRDPEFFGSALALSDPVPIAGNKIEMLLNGDEYFPAMLKAIGAARQTVNFATYILHSDEVGRQFRDAFCERARAGVEVRVLLDGIGSGWSLDNSDVEMMKKAGCKFAYYHPTASWRVDRTNRRSHRRVLIVDGKLAFTGSAGFSKKWAGHAQDKDHWRDSQARIEGPLVAKFQWAFEEHWVKTFGETLSGAGNFPPLAEAGDLKAQVIASHSFSMAPVPLVQATAFAAAEKRIWITNPYCTPTDDQVDLLVKAVQRGVDVRLLLPGINNDQPLTKSAGRAAYGRMLEGGVKIFEYQPTMIHEKAMVVDGLFSMFGSSNFDARSSEINEELDVVIHDKNFSRQLEDIFEKDLQQSREYTLQEFKNRSWWERTSEWLMLPFRSQL